The DNA sequence ACGAAGGCGCCGGAGGAGCCGGTCGTGATCGCGACCTCCTCGGCTGCGACGTCGAGGCCGTACCAGCGCCGGTAGTGCCCGGCGACCTCCTGGCGCAGGCTCCGCAGCCCGAGCGCGCTGGTGTAGCCCATGTCCGACCGGGCGGTGTGGGCGCGCGCGGCGAGCTGCTCGACGTCGGCGGGGGCCCCGCCGGACGGCTCCCCCGCGCACAGGGAGATGACGTCCCGGCCCGCGGCCCGCAGCTCGGCCACCCGGTCGAGGATGTTCATCACCTCGAACGGCGGGACCGCCGCCCGGCGCGCGACCTTCAGCGTCATGCCCGCTCCCCTCTCGACACGGCCAGGTTCCCACAGGCGGGGCGTGGGCAGGAGGGCCGATCGCTGCCATGATCGGGCCATGGCCGATCGCAACGTCCTGGGCGGGGAGCTGGCCGAGTGCGGGAGCGACCCCGTGACGGGCTACTACCGCACGGGCGGGTGCATGGCCACGCCCGAGGACCTGGGCAACCACAGCGTCTGCACGGTCATGACCGAGGAGTTCCTGCGTCACCAGCAGGAGGTCGGCAACGACCTCCTCACCGCCCGGCCCGAGTGGATGTTCCCCGGGCTGCGGCCCGGGGACCGCTGGTGCGTCGTGGCGCTGCGCTGGTGGCAGTCCTACGAGGCCGGCGTCGCCGCGCCGGTCGTCCTGGCCGCCACCCACGAGCGCGCCCTGGAGGTGGTGCCGCTGGAGATCCTGCGACAGTTCGCCGTCGACGTGCCCGACGACGCCTCCTCCATCGCGTGAACCGTGGACTGCCTCTTCTGCCGCATCGCCGCGGGGACCGAGCCGGCCCACGTGGTGCTCGAGACCGGTGACGTCGTGGGGTTCCTCGACACCCGACCGGTCTTCAAGGGCCACACCCTCGTGGTGCCGCGCCGTCACGTCGTGACGCTGCCCGAGCTGCCCGACGACCTCCTTGCCCCGTTCCTGGACGCCACCCGCCGCGTGGCCGCCGCGATGACCTCCGGGCTCGGCGCCCAGGGTTCCTTCGTCGCGATGAACAACGTGGTGAGCCAGAGCGTGGCGCACCTGCACGCCCACGTCGTCCCGCGCACCAAGGGTGACGGGCTGCGCGGCTTCTTCTGGCCGCGCAGCCGCTACGACGACGACGAGGCCCGGGAGTACGCCGACCGGCTCCGCCGGGTCCTCGGCCGGGCCGGCACGGCCCCGCCGCAGGTCGGGGACGAATCCTTGACACCCTGAACGCCCCCTGGTGAGGATCGGTCGTCCGAGGGCCGGGTATCGGACGAACCCGGACAGATCGGCACCGTCGCCGGCTCCTCGGACCGTGCGCACCGCCGCGCACCCGAGTAGATGGAGGACGTGATGACCGAGACCATCCCCACCCGGCGGCTCCTGCCGCTACTGCCCGCCCACACCGGTGGCCGTTCGGCGCTGACCTGCCGTTACCGCTGCGGCAACGCCTGCCTGCACGAGCCCACCAACCCCTCGGACAACGCGTACTTCGGCGACGTCGTCACCCGCGCGCTCTCGAGGCGCAGCGTCCTGCGCGCGGGCGCCGTCGTCGCCCTGGCCGGCCTCGCCGCCCCGGCTCTGGACCGTCAGAGCGCCCTCGCGGCCCCCGGACGGGCGGGCGCACCGCCCGCGCCGGGCCTGCGGTACACCCCGGTCGCGCCGAACACGGCCGACGCGGTGCACACGCCGGGCGGGTACCTCCAGCAGGTCGTCATCCGGTGGGGCGACCCGCTGTTCCCCGACGCCCCCGCCTTCGACCCGATGAACCAGACGGGGGCCGCCCAGGCGCGCCAGTTCGGCTACAACAACGACTTCCTCGGCCTGCTCCCGCTCGGCGGCGACGACCACCTCCTGTGCGTCAACCACGAGTACACGACCGAGGAGATGATGCTCCCGGGCTGGGACTCCGCCGCCCCCACCGAGGAGCAGGTGAAGGTCGGCTGGGCCGCCCACGGGCTGAGCGTCGTCGTCGTCACGGGAAAGCACCAGGGCAAGCGGTCCGGCGCTCTCGACGTCGTCGTCGGCCACCCGCTCAACCGCCGCTTCGTGACGTCACCGGACCTCACGGGTGACGAGGGGACCTCCTCGGAGTTCGAGCTGAGCGGGCCGGTGGCCGGCTCGGAGCTGGTCCGCACCGGCGCCGACCCGGCGGGGACGACGGTGCACGGCACCCTCAACAACTGCGCCGGCGGCCTGACGCCATGGGGCACGTGGCTCAGCGGCGAGGAGAACTTCGACCAGTACTTCGCCAACCGCTCCGCCGTCACCGAGCCCCTGGCCGCCGCGAGCCTGGCCCGGTTCGGCGTCCCGTCCGGCGCGTCGGAGCGGAAGTGGGAGCGGTACGACCCCCGGTTCGACCTCGCACAGGAGCCGCACGAGCCGAACCGCTTCGGCTGGATCGTCGAGGTCGACCCCTACGACGCGACGTC is a window from the Georgenia muralis genome containing:
- a CDS encoding DUF2237 family protein, whose amino-acid sequence is MADRNVLGGELAECGSDPVTGYYRTGGCMATPEDLGNHSVCTVMTEEFLRHQQEVGNDLLTARPEWMFPGLRPGDRWCVVALRWWQSYEAGVAAPVVLAATHERALEVVPLEILRQFAVDVPDDASSIA
- a CDS encoding HIT family protein — translated: MDCLFCRIAAGTEPAHVVLETGDVVGFLDTRPVFKGHTLVVPRRHVVTLPELPDDLLAPFLDATRRVAAAMTSGLGAQGSFVAMNNVVSQSVAHLHAHVVPRTKGDGLRGFFWPRSRYDDDEAREYADRLRRVLGRAGTAPPQVGDESLTP
- a CDS encoding PhoX family protein, producing the protein MTETIPTRRLLPLLPAHTGGRSALTCRYRCGNACLHEPTNPSDNAYFGDVVTRALSRRSVLRAGAVVALAGLAAPALDRQSALAAPGRAGAPPAPGLRYTPVAPNTADAVHTPGGYLQQVVIRWGDPLFPDAPAFDPMNQTGAAQARQFGYNNDFLGLLPLGGDDHLLCVNHEYTTEEMMLPGWDSAAPTEEQVKVGWAAHGLSVVVVTGKHQGKRSGALDVVVGHPLNRRFVTSPDLTGDEGTSSEFELSGPVAGSELVRTGADPAGTTVHGTLNNCAGGLTPWGTWLSGEENFDQYFANRSAVTEPLAAASLARFGVPSGASERKWERYDPRFDLAQEPHEPNRFGWIVEVDPYDATSTPRKRTAMGRFKHEGANVALDRGNRVVAYMGDDARFEYIYKFVSRDAYRAGDDAHNATLLDNGTLYVARFQGDSPGEIDGKGTLPTDGEFDGTGEWVALVTSSDGVATSHVPGLTGVEALVYAREAADLAGATKMDRPEDVDVSPKTGVMYAALTNNTARTFAQVDEPNPRAFNKFGQVLELAHVNGDATGSAFVWRLLLVCGDPEDPSTYFGGYDKSEVSPISCPDNLAFDKYGNLWVSTDGAGSSIGFNDALHGVAVDGTRRGEVRTFLTVPLGAETCGPIVTDERVMVAVQHPGEADGASFENRVSHWPDGGNSLPRPSVVTVWRADGKKIGHA